The Acidobacteriaceae bacterium nucleotide sequence TTACGCTCACTCTTCAATAAAGCCTGTTTACCGTTTTATGTCGAATTGCATTGTTTGGTTGTGGTAAAAGTGGTCTTACTCATCTAAAAAAATGTATTCGGAACCCCGAGAGGGCGGACCGAGATGTTTGCTTCACCCAGGGAGGTTGTACTGATGGCTCTTCATTCGTCGTTCCTGCAGCGCAACAGAAGTTTCGTGCGTGGCTCCGTAGCATCTGCTTTGGCCGTTTTCCTGTCGTTTGGAGTCTCTGGATGCGGGGTGGGTACGCTGGCGGGTTCTTCTGCGCCGAGCACCGGAGCCTTTACTCTGTCCGGCAATCTTCACGGCGGACAGCAGCCCATCATTGGGGCCACGGTGAACCTATATCGAACAGGCACTACCGGCTACGGCAAGGGATCAACCTTGCTGGCGACCTATACAACGGGCACAGGCGGCAACTTTGCTTTTACCAAGAGTGCAACGAACAGCGACGCGGTCGACGGTTCCACGGCCACATGGGCTTGCCCCACTGCGGGCGATCCGCAGATCTACCTGCTGGCAATTGGTGGTAACACGCAGGGGCAGGCCGCCTCGACGACAACTTCGGGGAACTCGACGATCACGACCTCGCAGTCAAACACGGCATCCGTCATGATGAGCGCGCTCGGCAAGTGCTCCACCATCAGCAGCAGCACTGTCGTCCAGATCAATGAAATGACGACCGTTGCCAGTGTTGTGGCGTTGCAGCAGTACATCAATCCCGGCACATCGGCTGGCACAGCCACTGTTGGTACCAGCAGTTCGACGCAGGGTACGGTTGGTTTGAACAACGCGCAGAGCGGCATTACGAACCTGGTGAACATCGCCAGCGGTCAGCCGATGGGCGTCAATACCGTGACGAACAATGGCCTCTCCGTAACCGTAACGCCCGAGGCTGCGAAGCTCGTGACGATGGCCAACATTCTGGCGGCGTGCATCAACTCCACTAACGGTGTGACGACGACAACCACAACGACAAACGGTTCTTCCAACTCTTCCAGCGTCCCCTCAACCTCGACTTCCTGCGCGGACCTAATGGCTGCTGCTGCGCCACCAGCATTGGCCTCGACCACGAGCCAGCCGTCGGCCACATTCAATGCGGCCGTGGATACCCTGCAGGCTGCGTACTACATGGCGGTCAATCCAACAGATGCCGGCACTGTCGCAAGTTGCCAGAGCACGAGTGGAGCGACGACGAACATCGCTTGCCTCTATGGTCTTAGTTCCAGCATCGGGCCGTTTGCTCCGGGGCTGACCGCAGTTCCTACTGACTGGACGATCGGTGTCAATTACGCGAGTACCAGCGCCTGTACCTATGGCAGCTTCCTGCTCTATCCCTACTTGCTGGAGTCGGATGCTCAGGGCAACATCTGGGCTGTCAGCGGTGGAAGCAACGCGACGCTCTCGGAGCTGTCTCCTGCTGGCGTGCCCCAGGTTTGTGCGCTTGGCAACACCGCCAGCGGTCGTGGCATTGCGATCGATATCGCGGGCTATGTCTGGATCTCGGCGTACACCGGAACCTCCGGCATTCTGCGCTATGACCCAACATCGAGTTCCTCCATCGCGTTCAATGAGAGTGGCATCACGCCGTACGCGATCACTGCTGATGGCAGCGGCAATATTTTCTACACGTCGAGCGTCAGCAAGATCGTGCGTGAGCTTCCGGGAGCGAGCTCAGCAACCGCGGCTGTGACCGGGCAAACCATCGGCGGAGCCATCACAGCCACTCCCTACTTCATGGCGGTTGACCAGGCGGGCCGCATCTGGGTAACAGACACCAGCACGACTGGCGGACTGTATGACTTCTACCCCGATACCAGCGCGAACGCGACGAATGGGTACAGCACTGCAAACGTTGGCAGCACCACGTACACCTATAACAACTATGGCATTGCGGTGGATGGATCAAACGTCATCTGGATGCCAAACAGCAGCTCGCGCAACACTCTGGGCTGGGTCACTCCTGCATCGGCCAGCACGGCGACGCTGAACGCTACGGCTGCCTACGCTGGAGGCATTACCTCTCCGCGCGGTGCTGCTGTGGATGGAGCCGGCAACATCTGGGCTCCGAACGGAGTCGCCGAGCTTTCCGGTCTCTACTCTGTCTCCAAGTTCGATAAGAGCGGTAACGCGCTTTCGCCTACGGTAGGCACGACCTCTGCTGCGAACAACGGTGGTTATCAAAAGCCCACGACAGTGTTCTCCAACACGCTGCGTGGTGTCACGATCGATCCTTCGGGCAATGTGTGGATGGGCAGCAACACCACCACAGGCACCAGCATTGCAGAGATTGTCGGGGCAGCGGTTCCGGTGGTGATGCCCTTGAGCGTGCAACTGCAAAACGGCACGGTTGCTACCAAACCGTAGCTCGTTTCTTACCAGGAAATTCCAGAACCTGCAGAGGCGATGTGCGTCGCTTCTGCAGGTATTTTTTTGTAGCGCGTAGGCTGTGGGTTGGCGTTGTAGCAGTCAAGTCATGTCAGGATCGAAGTGCGCATGGAACAGGAAAGAGGCCCCGGCAACTTGCTGGGGCCTCTTAGCTAACTTGCGACTACTTTTGGATTGCCAGATGTAGCGGGAGATCGCGTGAAGAGTTGCCCACCCACACGGTGTACGTGCCAGGAGTTACGGTCCACGCACTCCGTTCTGCAGACCAGATAGAGAAAGAGCGTGCATCCATCGACAGGTGAACGCGCTTCCTCTCTCCCGGCCGCAGCGCCACCTTGGCAAAGTCCCGCAATTGCCGAGGCGGTTCGCCTGCAGACGACGGATAGCTAAGGTAGAGCTGAGCAACATCCGCTCCTGCTCTTGGTCCATCGTTCTGCACGAGTGCAGAGACATCCACCCGGCCACCAGGCAGAGGCTTGACGCGAAGCGAGGAGTAGCGGAAGTGCGTGTAGCTCAAGCCAAAGCCGAAGGGGAAGAGCGGCGTTTGCTGGTGCGCGTCCTGCCAGCGATAGCCTACCTCCAGCTTCTCGGTGTAATGCTCAACCCCATGCACCCCGGGATATTGATCGGCTGTGTTGGCTGGAACGCTCGCATCCGATGCCGGGAATGTTATCGGCAGTTTGGATGAAGGATCGACGACGCCGGTCAGGACATCGGCGACCGCGTTGCCTCCCTCTTCACCAGGGAACCACGCCTCCAGAACACCGGCAACTTTGTTCAACCAAGGCATCAGCACCGGCGTCCCTGTTTGCAGAACCACAATCGTGTGTGGGTTCGCGGCAGCAACCGCTTCAATCAGGTGATTCTGCAACGCAGGTAGCGCCAGTGTTGGAGCGTCGTAACCTTCATGCGCCCACTCGCCAACAAACACTACCGCCGTATCGGCATGGCGAGCGGCTTCCACTGCTCTTGCAACGCCGGGAGTTTCAACGCCTGCAGGAAGCTTCCAGTAGAGGCGAGCAAGCCCGCGAGCCGTAGAGACATACTCTGCACGCAACGCGTAAGGATGGCCTGCTTCGAGATGTACTCGAAGCTCGCGGTTCTCCAGCGAGTTGGGCGTTTGCTTCTGATCGTCGAGCAGTAGTTTGTCATCGAGATACAAACGCATCTTGCCCCACATCTCGAAGCCTATCGTGTACTCGCCGGTCGCGGGCGCTTGCAGCGTCGTTGTCCAGCGCAGAGAGAACTGCGGCAGCATATCGGCGAACGGCGCACCAAACTCGTCGCGAATCTCTGGAATCCGTTCCGTGCGAACAGCCTTCGGCGTTCCGCTGAAGGTCGTGTTGGCAAAGTACTCCGCCTTCACTCCGTTGCTTGAAGAATTGTTCGGCAAGGACAGAGCGAGGCCATCTATCGTGTCCTGGCGATCAACAAATCCGGTTCCTCCAACGGGGGCATAGTGTACCTGCTCCACACCGAAGCGCTCTCGCAACGCGTCAATGGGCGTCACGGTATGAAGCGGAAGCACGAAGGCTGCTCCACCACCTTCGAGCAACTGATCTGTTTCCGGCCCGATCACTGCAATCGAATGGTTCTTCGTCGTCAAAGGCAATATGCCCCCTGCGTTACGCAGAAGAACGATACCGTCCGTTGCCAGCTTACGAGCTGCGCGCGCTCCGGCAGCTTCGTCGATAGGCTTCACTGTCGGCAATGGGTGATTGAAGAGCCCAAAATGCATCATCGTTTCATAACGCCTGCGCAAGGCCTGATCCACGAGCGCAACCGGCACTTCGCCTGACGCAACCTTCTTCAGAAACTCCTGGTTGAAGGTATCGCCCTTCGGCATCTCGAGATCAAGCCCGGCCCGTATGTCTTGCACTGCATCGTGGGCCGCTCCAAAGTCAGAGACAACAAAGCCATCAAACTTCCAGTCATGACGGAGGACCTTCGTTAGCAGGTCGTCGTTCTGGCAGGCGTATCGCCCGTTCAGTTTGTTATAAGCGCACATGAACGAAGCCACATGCGCACGCTTCACCGCAGCTTCAAAGGCAGGGAAGTAGATCTCACGCATCGTGCGATCGTCTGCTTCTGCATCGACGAAGAGACGATTGTCTTCCTGATTGTTCAGCGCAAAGTGCTTGACGTTCGCGAGTACATGCAGGCTTTGCACTCCGCGAATGTTTGCCACTGCAATCTCGCTCGTAAGAAACGGATCTTCGCCAAAGCCTTCAAACGTGCGTCCGCTGCCAGGTATGCGAGCGATGTTTACGGTTGGAGATTCGAGCATGGTGCGGCCAATGTCGAGCACTTCACGAGCAACGCTCTCACCGTAAAGCCACGCATCCTGCTTGTCCCAGGAAGCGGCGATTGCCAGCGGCGCCGGATAGGCTGTCGCTCGTGGCTGCACAAAGTCCGTAGGGCCAATGCCTGCGGGCCCATTCGCCATTGGCAAGGGAGGAATGCCCAGCCGCGGTATCCCAGGCACCCAGCGGTCATGCACCTTCGTATCCGGGCCATGTAGTTGCTGAATTTTCTCCTCAAGCGTCATCTGCTTGAGCAGTTTGTCGGCGCGCTCTTTCTCGTTCTTGCTTTGAGCGTGCAAGGGAGTGGCAAGCAATGTGGCCGCTAGTAATCCGAGTACGATGCTGCGCTGTTGCATGGCGGGGATGGTCCCTTCTTGAAAGCCTGGTGCTCTCGTGTCTTGAAGAACGTTTTAGAACGACTGCTCGATCTCTTCGAGAGTCCGGCCTTTGGTTTCGGGCAGAAAGAAGGCGGCAGCAACGAAGTA carries:
- a CDS encoding glycoside hydrolase family 3 C-terminal domain-containing protein, with product MQQRSIVLGLLAATLLATPLHAQSKNEKERADKLLKQMTLEEKIQQLHGPDTKVHDRWVPGIPRLGIPPLPMANGPAGIGPTDFVQPRATAYPAPLAIAASWDKQDAWLYGESVAREVLDIGRTMLESPTVNIARIPGSGRTFEGFGEDPFLTSEIAVANIRGVQSLHVLANVKHFALNNQEDNRLFVDAEADDRTMREIYFPAFEAAVKRAHVASFMCAYNKLNGRYACQNDDLLTKVLRHDWKFDGFVVSDFGAAHDAVQDIRAGLDLEMPKGDTFNQEFLKKVASGEVPVALVDQALRRRYETMMHFGLFNHPLPTVKPIDEAAGARAARKLATDGIVLLRNAGGILPLTTKNHSIAVIGPETDQLLEGGGAAFVLPLHTVTPIDALRERFGVEQVHYAPVGGTGFVDRQDTIDGLALSLPNNSSSNGVKAEYFANTTFSGTPKAVRTERIPEIRDEFGAPFADMLPQFSLRWTTTLQAPATGEYTIGFEMWGKMRLYLDDKLLLDDQKQTPNSLENRELRVHLEAGHPYALRAEYVSTARGLARLYWKLPAGVETPGVARAVEAARHADTAVVFVGEWAHEGYDAPTLALPALQNHLIEAVAAANPHTIVVLQTGTPVLMPWLNKVAGVLEAWFPGEEGGNAVADVLTGVVDPSSKLPITFPASDASVPANTADQYPGVHGVEHYTEKLEVGYRWQDAHQQTPLFPFGFGLSYTHFRYSSLRVKPLPGGRVDVSALVQNDGPRAGADVAQLYLSYPSSAGEPPRQLRDFAKVALRPGERKRVHLSMDARSFSIWSAERSAWTVTPGTYTVWVGNSSRDLPLHLAIQK